The sequence CAGCTGATACTGAACCGGAAAATGTTCCCCAGTCTTTGATCAGAGATTTTTCAAACACATTTAATGTAAGCGTCCAGGTTCCGTTTTGCGAAGACACAGTTCCAGCTCCTTTAAAACTTAAATTGATAGCCTGATAGCTTTTTCCTCCTTTTTCCACTTTAGTTACTTCTGTAGAATACGCTCCGTATAATCTTGAAGTTGCAGTTGTAGTTGCTGATACTGCATCTGAGAATATTGCGCCGGTAATAGCTACAACATACTTATCTGCATCCAATCCTGTATTGAGGTTAATAACTTCATCTTGTTTTACATTTTTTAAAACTACAGTATACATATTGACAGGAGCTACATTACGAAGCGTGATATCAAGAAGTTTCACTTTTCCTACAGGAGAAGTATCTTTTGAACGGGTAAGCAGTAAATAATTTCCTCTTGCGGTTGCATTTTCGGTATCCACCAAATAAGATTCTACCAGAGTTTCCCCTTCAACATCAAGAGTTCCTTTTGGATTAGCTGTATTAATTCCAACTTGTGCACTTAAGCCTAGAGAAGCAGCTGCTATAAAGAATAGTGAGATAATTTTTTTCATATAAGTGTTTTTATTGAATTAGAGGAGCTGCAGCAGCACCAGTTGTAGAAGATCTTAAGTCCTGGGTAGAATTGATTTCCTTTGCATAAGATCTATCATAAACTAACAAATTAAGGGTCCATTCACCAGTAGGCAAATTGGAAGTTGGAGAAAATCCTTCATAGTCAGCTTTCAATTTCCAGGTACTCCCAGTTGAATAGGCAAATATCTGAGGAACCGGAGTCAGCCAGTCTGCAGTATTCGTTCTTACAGGTTGAGTAAACCCAAATGAAGAAATGACCACTAAAAATTTTTTAGAATTGATCTTTGTATCAAACTCTTTTACCCAATCCTTATCTGAGGGATCACAGGTGATTTTAAACTGAATGATATTGATGGGGGCCGGGGAATTCGGAACAAAGGAATCATTGTATGCCGTAATTTTATTTTCCGGTGCCGGAGATTTGATAATAAAAGTATAATTTTCATCTGCTCCCAATTTCTCCATGGGCTTTTTGAAAACAATACCGGATGTCTTCATCGTTCCGTTTACTGTCAGTTCCTTTTCAGGCTTTGAAGTATTAATTCCAACCTGCGCATTCATTAATACTGCTGAACCTGCTAAAAGGATCATCGAAATAATTTTTGTCATTGTCGATTATGTGTTTGTAAGATTTTTATTAGCCACAATTCATTAATCACATTTAAAGTTTTAATTAAAAAACATTAAATCTGCTGTACATCTGTAAACAGTGTACTTAATGAAAAAACAATAAGTTTTGTGGGTTAATTACCGGATAAGTTACAAGAATTATGCCATCAAAAATAAATTAACCTTCTCAAATACCGTTAAACAAAGGGAAAAACCAATTTTATCCCAAAAAAGTGAGTATTAAACACTGCCAAATCCCTTCATAGAAGCCATTAACACTAATTAATAATTTAATAAAAAAAACTATTGAAAATTATAAAAAATAAAATAAAAGAGAGTAAATCAGGCGCTTTTTTAGCAATATTGAAATTTAGAAATGAGCACCGCTGAAAAGGATTCAAGTCTGATATCTTATATTCATTACCTATACCCTGTATCTTATTTTGCTTAAAGCAATGGGATGGTTTATTTGATCAATGAGTTAGAGCATTGCTATTAAAGTTTGAGTTAGCATATATTAAATCTAGATAAACAGGGAATACAAAGCCTTGCTTTGAAATAAGATACCATATGGAAAAGAATAATTTATATTATGAAAGTATCCAACCTCCATTGCTTTATCATTTTTCTGAATTATTAACAATAAAAAAAGACTGCTTAATAGCAGTCTTTTATATCTTATATAAGTAAATATTATACTTTTTCTACTTGCATGTAGCTTAGTTCCATTGGAGTTTTTCTACCGAAGATTAATACAGAAACTTCAATTTTCTTTTTGTCTTCAAGAATCTTCTCAACTGTACCATTGAATCCGTTGAAAGGACCATCGATCACTTTTACGTTTTCACCTACTACATATGGAATCTCAACATCGCTTGCGAATTCTGAAAGTTCATCCATTCTTCCAAGCATTCTGTTCACCTCTGATTTTCTCATTGGAACAGGATCTCCTCCTTTGGTTAAACTTAAGAAAGAAATAACTCCAGGGATATTTTTGATAACGTGAGGAATCTCTCCCATCAGTTCAGCTTCAATCATCAAGTATCCAGGATAGTAAGGTTTTTCTTTAGGAACTTTTTTTCCGTTTCTAATTTGAATAACCTTTTCCATAGGAATAACCACTTGAGTAACGTACTGTTCAAACCCTAAACGTTTGATTTCTGTCTCAATATAGCTTTTCACTTTATTTTCCTGTCCGCTGATTGCTTTCAGCACATACCATTTCAATTCGCTCATTATGGGAAAATACTTTAATTAGTTGAACAAGTTGATTAGCATTCCAATGATGTTGCTGATTGCTTTAGAAAACAATTCATCAACTCCAAAAGTAAATAAAGCCAAGATCACTGTCGCAATAGTCACTACAATTGTAGACGACTGAAGGTCAGCCCATTTTGGCCATTCAACTTTATGTCTGAATTCGTTATAAGAACCTTTTAAAAAATCGACAAATGAACTCATAATTTATATTTGCACGGGCACAAGGATTCGAACCCTGATCAACGGTTTTGGAGACCGGTATCCTACCATTGGACGATGCCCGTAGTTAAAAAAGCTTCCGAGAGTTTCCTTTCGGAAGCTTTATTTATTTTAAGATGATTAGTCTAAGATTTCAGTAACCTGACCTGAACCAACTGTTCTACCTCCTTCTCTGATCGCGAATCTAAGACCCTCGTTAAGAGCGATTGGTTGTAACAATTCTACAGTGATCTCTAAGTTATCACCAGGCATTACCATTTCTACACCTTCTGGTAAGAAGATCTCACCTGTAACGTCAGTAGTTCTTACGTAGAACTGAGGACGGTATTTGTTGTGGAATGGAGTGTGACGTCCACCTTCTTCTTTAGAAAGGATATAAACAGATGCTTTGAATTTTTTGTGTGGCTTCACAGAATCTTTCTTAGCGATTACCATACCTCTCTTGATGTCAGTTTTTTCAATACCTCTCAACAATAGACCTACGTTATCACCAGCTTCACCTCTGTCTAGGATTTTTCTGAACATCTCAACTCCTGTAATTGTAGAAGTTAATTTTTCATCACCCATACCTACGATATCAACTGGGTCACCAGTGTTGATAATACCAGCTTCAATTCTACCAGTTGCTACAGTACCTCTACCTGTAATAGAGAATACGTCTTCGATTGGCATCAAGAATGGCTTATCAGTATCTCTTACTGGCTCGTCAATCCACTCATCAACTGCATCCATTAATGCTTCAACAGTTTTGAACCACTTATCTTCTGAGTCACCATTAGTAGCTGCAGTAAGTGCTCCAAGAGCTGAACCTTGAATTACTGGAGAGTTATCTCCATCAAAGTCATAAGTAGCTAATAGATCTCTAAGTTCCATTTCAACAAGCTCTAACAATTCTGGATCATCCACCATGTCAACTTTGTTCATGAAAACAACGATCTTAGGTACGTTTACCTGACGGCAAAGTAGGATATGTTCTCTAGTTTGAGGCATTGGACCATCAGTTGCAGCACATACTACGATAGCTCCATCCATTTGAGCAGCACCAGTTACCATGTTCTTAACATAGTCGGCGTGACCTGGACAGTCAACGTGAGCATAGTGTCTTTTTACAGTTTCGTACTCGATGTGAGCAGTATTGATAGTGATCCCTCTTTCTTTTTCTTCTGGAGCAGAGTCAATTGAAGAGAAGTCTTTTTTCTCAGCAAGACCTTTGCTAGCTAATACAGCAGAAATAGCAGCTGTAAGAGTAGTTTTACCATGGTCAACGTGACCAATAGTACCAATGTTCAAGTGTGGTTTGTTACGATTAAACGTTTCCTTTGCCATGATTTAAAATTATTTATTTATTGTTTTTCAAATTTTCGGTGTGCAAATATAATGAATTTTTAAATACCAAAAACTTTTTATTCAAAAAACTTTCAATATTCTCATCCAATGAAGGACAAACCTTATATTTCGATGCATTGAGACTGCAAATTTACATATTTTTCCCGATTCAAAAAAACTTTCTGATACCTTTTACAGCTCCTTTAACAGAAAAGCCTGAAATACAGAATATTTCAGGCTCAATTAATATATAAAATGAAAGGTAATCAGGCTTTGGATACCCTTTTAGTCCTGTTAAAAATCCAGAAAATAATAGGAAAAATAAGCAACGTAAGTACTGTGGCTGTTATAAGTCCACCAATAATTACAATGGCTAAAGGTTTTTGAGATTCGGACCCGATCCCTGTGGACAATGCTGCCGGCATCAATCCTATAGATGCCATAAGAGCAGTCATAATAACAGGTCTGGTTCTGGATTTTACTCCACTTAATATCGCATTATCTATATCCAGTCCATTTTTAACATTCTGATGAAATTCTGTAATCAAAATAACTCCGTTCTGTATACATATTCCCAACAGGGCAATCATTCCTACTCCTGCAGAGATTCCGAAATTAATTCCGGTAACATGTAAGGCAATAATACCTCCAATCAAAGCAAAAGGAACATTCGCCAAAACCAAAAGAGAATCCTTCATATTTCCAAACAAGATAAACAGAAGGAAAAAGATCATCAGAATACTTACCGGAACCACCTGAGTTAATCTGTGTGAAGCACGTTGTTGGTTCTCAAACTGACCTGTCCAACCTACTGAATATCCATCTGGCAGTTCAACAGTAGATACTTTTTTCTGGGCATCTGCAATAGTACTTCCCAAATCACGATCCCGGATTGAGAATTTCACTCCAATATATCTTTTAATATTATCTCTGTAAATAAATGCAGCTCCATTATCTTTAACAATAGTACTGATCTCTTTTAAAGGGATTTTTGCGCCGTCCTGGGTAGGAACCATCAATGCTGCAATATCATTCTCATTGGTCCTGTATTCCTGAGAGTAACGAAGTCGGATCGGGAACTTTCTTTCTCCATCAAACATTTCAGAAGCGGTTTTTCCCCCAAACGCCATTTCCAGTACAGCCTGCGCATCAGCCGGCATTACCCCATAGGCAGCCATTTTATCTCTGTCTAAAACGACACTTACTTCCGGCTGGCCGATATTTTTAATAATTCCCGGATCTTTTACTCCTTCAACATCTTTAATCTTACCTAAAATCTCATGAGCCAATTTGTCTAAGGTTTCTAAATTATCTCCGTAGATTTTGATCCCATTTTCTGCTTTAAAACCGGCTACAGCTTCTGCCACATTATCTGAAATCGGCTGCGAATAGTTGAAGGTAATTCCCTGGTAACTTCTTAGCTTTTGATCAATTTCATTGATAAGTTCATCATAAGTGATTTTTCGTTTCCATTCTTCTCTTGGTTTTAGATTTACAGCAAACTGCACGAATCCGAATCCATTCGGGTCTGTACCATCATTACTTCTTCCTGTCTGGGCCAAAACATCTGTTACTTCAGAAAAACTCATAATATCCTTTTTCAAAAGATCTGCTGTTTTTAGAGATTCTTTCAATGATGAGCTCATTGGCATTTCTGCAGTGATCCAAAGTGAACCTTCATTAAGCTGTGGTAGGAATTCTGTTCCAAGGAATTTTCCTGAAAATAATGTTACTGCAAGAAACGAAATAGCAACAATCATACTTGTTTTTTTATGCTTAAAGGTTAAATTAAATCCTTTTAGCACAATTCTATCCCAGAAATTAACAAACGGGTTATTTTTTTCTCTTACATTTTTATTTAAAAGAATATGAGAAAGAACAGGAACTAATGTTAAAGTAAATATCAATGCTCCTATCAATGCAAATCCCAAAGTAAATGCTAAAGGCGAGAACATCTTCCCTTCTACTTTCTGGAATGAGAAAATTGGAATCAGGGAAGTAATAATAATCAGCTTTGAGAAGAAAATTGCCTTTCCTAAACCAGTTCCGGTCTGTTTGATCCAACCTCCTTTTGCCAGTTTATTGAATTTTTCCATTCCATATTTATGTGCCTTATGGTCCAGCATTACAAAGAGTCCTTCCACCATGACGACGGCTCCATCAATGATAATCCCAAAGTCTACAGCACCCAGAGAAAGCAGGTTGGCACTCATTCCGGCCAGTTTTAAACATAAAAATGCAAACAATAAGGATAAAGGAATGATGATAGAAACAATCAACGTGGTTCTCCAGTCTGCCATAAAGATCAAAACGATCACAGTTACCAATACAATTCCTTCAATTAAGTTATGCATTACCGTGTGTGTAGTGAAATCCATCAGGTTATCTCTGTCATAGAAAGTCACCATTTTTACATCTTTCGGCAGGATCTTTTCGTTCAGCTCTTTAATTTTGGCTTTTACCCCTACCAGAACTTCTCTTGGATTCTCACCTTTTCTCATCACTACAATTCCTTCTACGGTATCATCATGATTATTCAAGGCTGCCTGTCCTACCCTAGGCATAGAGCTTTCATGAACTTCCGCCACATTTTTTACCAGAACAGGATTTCCGCTGTCATTCTGAATGGTAATATTTCCGATATCTGCGATAGATTTTACCAAACCTATTCCTCTTACCACATAAGCCTGTCCATTTTTTTCAATCACATCTCCACCCACATTCAGATTGCTCTTGGTAACAGCATCATATACCTGAAGGGGAGTCAGATTATATTTATCCAGTGCTCTGGGATCGATACTTAATTCAAATACTTTGTCCTGTCCTCCGAAAACATTAATATCCGCTACCCCAGGCACTCCTCTTAGGGCACGGTCTATCACCCAGTTTTGCAGGGTTAGCAGTTTACGGGAATCTTTTGTTTTGCTTTCCAGCGTATATCTAAAAATTTCACCGGTTGGCCCGTAGGGTGGTTGTACTTCAGGATCTACCTCATCAGGAAGGCTAATGGTTCTTAATTGGTTATTGACCTGATTTCTGGCAAAAGTATCATCCACCCCATCGTCAAACAGAATTTTAACAATGGAAAGTCCAAACATCGTAGTACTTCTCACACTGGTTTTCTTCTGAACCGGGCTCATCGCCAATTCTATGGGGGTAGTAACAAAGCGTTCTACTTCCTCTGCACTACGCCCATTCCATTGAGTAATGATTACAATCTGGGTATTGGTAACGTCCGGAAAAGCTTCAATAGGCATGTTTTTGAAACTTATAAATCCGGCAATCGCTAAAATAGCCACCCAGATAAAGGTAAATGCTTTATTCTTTAATGAAAAAGCGATTATATTTTTTATGAATTTATTCATGATAGATACATTGATGACCTAAAAAAGCCGTTGAAAGAATTTATTTTAAATCACTACAATTTTCAGCTGTTTAGAGAACGGTATATCAGAAGCTGGTTGTTGGTAATGACTTCTTCTCCTTCTTTAAGGCCGTCTGCAATATAAGTTACATCACCTACTTGTTTCTGTACTTTCACTTCTCTTATTTTAACATCAGTTCTGGATTTAAAAATCACCACAAAACTTTTGTTATCATCAAAAATCACCGCTTTTGAAGGAACGGTAAGCATTGTATTGCTTTCAAGGCTGGAAACTTTTATAGTGGCCTTACTATCCGGGATTAATAATCCATTGGCATTATCCAGAACTACTCTTGCCTGCATGGCATTGGTTTGCGGATCAATGATTTTAAAAATTTTATCAATTTTTCCATCAAAAACCTTGTCCGGGTAAGAAAGTGTAGACACTTGTGCTTTCATTCCAAGACTTATCTTTTCAATATCTGATTCGTTAACATTCATAATCGCCCATACATTGGTAGTATTGGCAACATCAAAAATATTATCACTTCGGTCACTTCTCAGCTGCATATCCTTATTGATACTTTTCTGAACAATAAATCCGTTAATGGGTGCTACAACACTGTATATATTTCCTGACTTTACATTATAAACAGTACTTACAGCTGCTGCTCGTTGTAATTGATCTTCGGCTTTTTGTAACTGGCTTTTTGCCTCCAATACATCTCTTTCTGTATTTAGTTTCCCTTCGTAGAGTTCCTTAGCAACTCTAAGGTTATTTTTGGCCACTACAAGGTCCGTTTTAGCATCACTCACATCTTTTTGAATTTCTGCAAGCTCCGTACTTCTGATGGTAGCCAATACCTGTCCTTTTCTCACATAGTCCCCAAGCTCTACATTTACACTCATCACATTTCCTCCTACCAATGGATAAACGTCTATATAGCTGTTCTTATCTGCTGAGATCTTTCCATAAAAACTATATTCATCTTCTATGTTTCTTTGTTCAACCTTTGCCAAGGAAATAGATTTCAGCATGGTATTGCTGAGTTCGAAGCCTTTTTTAGCCGGATTGGCTTTTTCTTCCTCCTTTTTTGAGCAGGCCATCAATGATAAAATCATTAATACTGGAATAATATATGTTTTCATGTTTAATAGAAGATTTTCGTTTGTACTAATTGGTTAAGTTGTTCTGCTGCCTGCATGATCTCATTCTTCATATCATAAATCTGAAGGGCAGTTTCCCTGTAGCTGTCCATGAAGTCTGTGAATTCAATAAGGTTCACATTTCCTTTTCTGAAATTTGTCATCATACCATTATAAACAAGATCCATATTCTGAAGATCTGTTGTTTTGATATCTGCAAGCTGTTCGTATTGTGCTTTCCAGGTTTTATAAGCTGCCTGGACCTTTGTTTCAAGGGTTAGTTTCTGAAAATCTGCGTTTTTCTGATTCTGCTGAATCGCATAGTTCGCTTTTTCCACATTTCCCTGATTCACCCTCCATAATGGTAAAGGGATTCCTAATGTCAGATTGGCTTCATTATTAAACGTCCCTCCTGCCTGATCCCATGCTGCGCCTACATTAAGATCCGGTACATTCAAGGATTTCTGCCATTGCGCATACAGCTTACTGTTATCTATTAATTTTAAATTATATCGATAATCTGCATTATTTTCCAGTGCCTTAGTTTTAAGTTCATCTTCATCTCCAAAAGGCTGAGTTGCCAGTGCTTCTTTAGCTTCAGCTTCAGGCATCAAAGGTTCTATATCTTCTGAAATCCCGGTAAGAACTTTTAAATTCTGTTCAAAGCCAAGGATATTTTTATTAATTTCAAGCTTATCATGATTCAGCTGAATGACTAAACTTTGTAGTCTCACTGCATCTTTAAGGGATACATTTCCTTTTGCAGACTGTACACGATAAGCGCTTAACAGGTCATTCATATATCCTAATTGCTTATCGGTGTTTTCAAGCTTTAATTTTTCGTAGTAAAGATTAAAATAAGTGGTACGGAGTTGGGCTCTAAGATCAACAAGAAGTTGAGAAAACTGAAGCTGAGCCAATTCTTTATTCGATTTTGCAAAAGCAATTTCATTTTTCTTTTTACCCCCCATATAAATTAACTGGGTAATGCCTGCTCCTTTTGAATGACCAACATCAAAAAACTTTTTATCCTGAGGATTGTAAGCATTGAATTGCCCACTCAATTGTGGCAATTCCCAGATTTTAGCCTGCAGAATATCAGCATCAGCCATATTGATGTTGTATTGTTCCGCAAGCAGCTGGAGGTTGTTCTTCTGGAAAGCTTCTTCGCAATCCAAAAGAGACATTTGCTGTTGTGCCGCCATGAATGAGGAAACGGCCAGGCACAGCACTGCAATTCTGTTCATTATTTTCTTTTTAAATTACAAAATTGCTTGGCTACAATTAAAAGAAACTTAAATGAGGATTAAAAAAATATTAAAATTGCCTTAAATAGGAGCTTTCGGATAAGATCATGGAACTCTAAAACTTAAAATTTTTCTCCAACCTTTGATTTTTTTTAGAAAATTTAATCTGAAGTTTAACAAAAATGGTAACAGCTTTTAAGTAATAAGTAGTTCTGAAAATTTATTTTTTAAAAATCACGGTGAACATATTCATGTATTCATCAGGAGAAGAATAAATAATTTTTGCATCATGATATTCAAGAATCCTCTTTACAATTCTCAGCCCTAAGCCGGAACCGGAAATATTTTGAGCATTATTACCTCTTGTAAAGGCTTCAAATAACTTCGTCTGCTCTTCTTCCGAAATGGTAGCACCAT is a genomic window of Chryseobacterium nakagawai containing:
- the nusG gene encoding transcription termination/antitermination protein NusG, yielding MSELKWYVLKAISGQENKVKSYIETEIKRLGFEQYVTQVVIPMEKVIQIRNGKKVPKEKPYYPGYLMIEAELMGEIPHVIKNIPGVISFLSLTKGGDPVPMRKSEVNRMLGRMDELSEFASDVEIPYVVGENVKVIDGPFNGFNGTVEKILEDKKKIEVSVLIFGRKTPMELSYMQVEKV
- the secE gene encoding preprotein translocase subunit SecE; translated protein: MSSFVDFLKGSYNEFRHKVEWPKWADLQSSTIVVTIATVILALFTFGVDELFSKAISNIIGMLINLFN
- the tuf gene encoding elongation factor Tu, with the protein product MAKETFNRNKPHLNIGTIGHVDHGKTTLTAAISAVLASKGLAEKKDFSSIDSAPEEKERGITINTAHIEYETVKRHYAHVDCPGHADYVKNMVTGAAQMDGAIVVCAATDGPMPQTREHILLCRQVNVPKIVVFMNKVDMVDDPELLELVEMELRDLLATYDFDGDNSPVIQGSALGALTAATNGDSEDKWFKTVEALMDAVDEWIDEPVRDTDKPFLMPIEDVFSITGRGTVATGRIEAGIINTGDPVDIVGMGDEKLTSTITGVEMFRKILDRGEAGDNVGLLLRGIEKTDIKRGMVIAKKDSVKPHKKFKASVYILSKEEGGRHTPFHNKYRPQFYVRTTDVTGEIFLPEGVEMVMPGDNLEITVELLQPIALNEGLRFAIREGGRTVGSGQVTEILD
- a CDS encoding efflux RND transporter permease subunit, translated to MNKFIKNIIAFSLKNKAFTFIWVAILAIAGFISFKNMPIEAFPDVTNTQIVIITQWNGRSAEEVERFVTTPIELAMSPVQKKTSVRSTTMFGLSIVKILFDDGVDDTFARNQVNNQLRTISLPDEVDPEVQPPYGPTGEIFRYTLESKTKDSRKLLTLQNWVIDRALRGVPGVADINVFGGQDKVFELSIDPRALDKYNLTPLQVYDAVTKSNLNVGGDVIEKNGQAYVVRGIGLVKSIADIGNITIQNDSGNPVLVKNVAEVHESSMPRVGQAALNNHDDTVEGIVVMRKGENPREVLVGVKAKIKELNEKILPKDVKMVTFYDRDNLMDFTTHTVMHNLIEGIVLVTVIVLIFMADWRTTLIVSIIIPLSLLFAFLCLKLAGMSANLLSLGAVDFGIIIDGAVVMVEGLFVMLDHKAHKYGMEKFNKLAKGGWIKQTGTGLGKAIFFSKLIIITSLIPIFSFQKVEGKMFSPLAFTLGFALIGALIFTLTLVPVLSHILLNKNVREKNNPFVNFWDRIVLKGFNLTFKHKKTSMIVAISFLAVTLFSGKFLGTEFLPQLNEGSLWITAEMPMSSSLKESLKTADLLKKDIMSFSEVTDVLAQTGRSNDGTDPNGFGFVQFAVNLKPREEWKRKITYDELINEIDQKLRSYQGITFNYSQPISDNVAEAVAGFKAENGIKIYGDNLETLDKLAHEILGKIKDVEGVKDPGIIKNIGQPEVSVVLDRDKMAAYGVMPADAQAVLEMAFGGKTASEMFDGERKFPIRLRYSQEYRTNENDIAALMVPTQDGAKIPLKEISTIVKDNGAAFIYRDNIKRYIGVKFSIRDRDLGSTIADAQKKVSTVELPDGYSVGWTGQFENQQRASHRLTQVVPVSILMIFFLLFILFGNMKDSLLVLANVPFALIGGIIALHVTGINFGISAGVGMIALLGICIQNGVILITEFHQNVKNGLDIDNAILSGVKSRTRPVIMTALMASIGLMPAALSTGIGSESQKPLAIVIIGGLITATVLTLLIFPIIFWIFNRTKRVSKA
- a CDS encoding efflux RND transporter periplasmic adaptor subunit; amino-acid sequence: MKTYIIPVLMILSLMACSKKEEEKANPAKKGFELSNTMLKSISLAKVEQRNIEDEYSFYGKISADKNSYIDVYPLVGGNVMSVNVELGDYVRKGQVLATIRSTELAEIQKDVSDAKTDLVVAKNNLRVAKELYEGKLNTERDVLEAKSQLQKAEDQLQRAAAVSTVYNVKSGNIYSVVAPINGFIVQKSINKDMQLRSDRSDNIFDVANTTNVWAIMNVNESDIEKISLGMKAQVSTLSYPDKVFDGKIDKIFKIIDPQTNAMQARVVLDNANGLLIPDSKATIKVSSLESNTMLTVPSKAVIFDDNKSFVVIFKSRTDVKIREVKVQKQVGDVTYIADGLKEGEEVITNNQLLIYRSLNS
- a CDS encoding TolC family protein, producing the protein MNRIAVLCLAVSSFMAAQQQMSLLDCEEAFQKNNLQLLAEQYNINMADADILQAKIWELPQLSGQFNAYNPQDKKFFDVGHSKGAGITQLIYMGGKKKNEIAFAKSNKELAQLQFSQLLVDLRAQLRTTYFNLYYEKLKLENTDKQLGYMNDLLSAYRVQSAKGNVSLKDAVRLQSLVIQLNHDKLEINKNILGFEQNLKVLTGISEDIEPLMPEAEAKEALATQPFGDEDELKTKALENNADYRYNLKLIDNSKLYAQWQKSLNVPDLNVGAAWDQAGGTFNNEANLTLGIPLPLWRVNQGNVEKANYAIQQNQKNADFQKLTLETKVQAAYKTWKAQYEQLADIKTTDLQNMDLVYNGMMTNFRKGNVNLIEFTDFMDSYRETALQIYDMKNEIMQAAEQLNQLVQTKIFY